In Kordia antarctica, the following proteins share a genomic window:
- a CDS encoding nuclear transport factor 2 family protein, with protein sequence MKKILVSATIILAIGFTACNSQKTSSNIKKVEKMEISNKEKVIALLKSIETGAQEPVGYINPEKYIQHNLGVEDGLAGFGALLQQLPPNSAKVNTVRAFEDGDFVFTQTDYNFFGPKIGFDIFRFENGKIVEHWDNLQETPANPNPSGNTMINGTTEIKDIDKTEENKTIVKNFVNDILVNGEMDKLVGNFDGDNYIQHNPQIANGLSGLGKALEYMASQGITMKYDKVHKVLGEGNFVLTVSEGSFADTATSFYDLFRVENGKIAEHWDVLETIAPKAEWKNNNGKF encoded by the coding sequence ATGAAAAAGATACTAGTAAGTGCAACGATAATTTTGGCAATTGGTTTTACAGCCTGCAATAGTCAAAAAACAAGTTCAAATATCAAAAAAGTAGAAAAAATGGAAATTTCAAATAAAGAAAAAGTAATTGCACTTTTAAAAAGCATAGAGACTGGCGCTCAAGAACCTGTAGGTTATATCAACCCAGAAAAATACATTCAACATAATCTTGGAGTTGAAGACGGACTTGCTGGATTTGGAGCATTATTGCAACAACTTCCACCGAATTCTGCGAAAGTAAACACAGTTAGAGCTTTTGAAGATGGCGATTTTGTTTTTACTCAAACTGATTACAACTTTTTCGGACCAAAAATCGGTTTCGATATTTTCAGATTTGAAAATGGAAAAATAGTTGAGCATTGGGACAATTTACAAGAAACACCAGCAAATCCAAATCCGAGTGGTAACACAATGATTAATGGAACAACCGAAATAAAGGACATTGACAAAACTGAAGAAAATAAAACAATTGTAAAAAACTTTGTCAATGACATTTTAGTTAATGGCGAAATGGATAAATTAGTTGGAAATTTTGATGGAGACAATTATATTCAGCACAATCCACAAATTGCGAATGGACTTTCTGGACTTGGAAAAGCATTGGAATATATGGCTTCGCAAGGAATTACTATGAAGTACGACAAAGTGCATAAAGTTTTGGGCGAAGGTAATTTTGTATTGACAGTTAGCGAAGGTTCGTTTGCTGATACAGCAACTTCGTTTTACGACTTGTTTAGAGTTGAGAATGGAAAAATAGCTGAACATTGGGACGTTTTAGAAACTATTGCACCAAAAGCAGAATGGAAAAATAATAACGGAAAATTTTAA
- the nfsB gene encoding oxygen-insensitive NAD(P)H nitroreductase encodes MNVIKALNWRYSTKDFDPNKKISEQDFAKVKEILRMSPSSTNLQPWHFVIANSEEGKKRMAKGTEGFFHFNTPKVLNASHVVLFCSRITANEEYMQHLLDVEDKDGRYPNEEIKNGMHGGRNMFADIHKYDLKDLQHWMEKQVYLNIGNFLLGVATLGIDACPMEGLDMKALDEEFGLREKGFTAITAVSIGYRTESDFNTTDKTPKSRLSEQETMTIL; translated from the coding sequence ATGAATGTAATTAAAGCATTAAACTGGAGGTATTCCACAAAGGATTTTGACCCAAATAAAAAAATATCTGAACAAGATTTTGCAAAAGTAAAAGAGATTTTAAGGATGAGTCCTTCAAGTACAAATTTACAACCGTGGCATTTTGTTATTGCAAATTCAGAAGAAGGCAAAAAGAGAATGGCGAAAGGAACTGAAGGATTTTTTCATTTCAATACACCAAAGGTTTTAAATGCTTCACACGTAGTTTTATTTTGTTCTAGAATAACTGCAAATGAAGAGTATATGCAACACCTATTAGATGTTGAAGACAAAGATGGTAGATATCCTAATGAAGAAATAAAAAACGGAATGCACGGAGGCAGAAATATGTTTGCCGATATTCATAAATACGATTTAAAGGATTTACAGCATTGGATGGAAAAACAAGTGTATCTAAATATTGGTAACTTCTTATTAGGTGTTGCAACTCTTGGGATTGACGCGTGTCCAATGGAAGGACTTGATATGAAAGCACTTGATGAAGAATTTGGTTTGCGTGAAAAAGGATTTACAGCAATAACAGCAGTTTCTATAGGCTATAGAACTGAAAGTGATTTCAATACTACAGATAAAACGCCAAAATCAAGACTTTCGGAACAAGAAACTATGACAATTCTATAA
- a CDS encoding methylmalonyl-CoA mutase family protein, translating into MEQAQPYKPKYKVRIVTAASLFDGHDAAINIMRRIIQSTGVEVIHLGHDRSVEEVVNTAIQEDANAIALTSYQGGHNEYFKYMYDLLKEKGAEHIKIFGGGGGVILPEEIKDLMDYGITRIYSPDDGRAMGLQGMINDLVQQSDFASPSLILPKGKTVAESIKEKEVKTIARLISFAENKHEEFERLFSPLGKPKGATTPVLGITGTGGSGKSSLVDELVRRFLVDFPEKTIGLISVDPSKRKTGGALLGDRIRMNAINSPRVYMRSLATRQSNLALSKYVNEAIQVLKAAEYDLIVLETSGIGQSDTEIMEHSDVALYVMTPEFGAATQLEKIDMLDFADLVAINKFDKRGSLDALRDVKKQYMRNNHLWDVHQDDLPVYGTIASQFNDPGMNTLYKAVMDKLVEKTKSDLQSTFEISDEMSEKIFVIPPARTRYLSEIAESNRAYDKTAETQVEVAQRLFGIYKTIASVTNVTSSEVEMSFMSKIGLDETIILDRIEKEADIDLVKLLLKEFDRVKLNLDPYNWEIINGWSEKVNKYKNPIYTFKVRDREIKIETHTESLSHVQIPKVALPKYQAWGDILKWCLQENVPGEFPYTSGLYPFKRTGEDPARMFAGEGGPERTNKRFHYVSAGMPAKRLSTAFDSVTLYGNDPDLRPDIYGKIGNAGVSICCLDDAKKLYSGFNLADVMTSVSMTINGPAPMLLGFFMNAAIDQQCEIYIKENELEKEIEAKIAEIYKGKERPKYNGELPESNNGLGLMLLGVTGDQVLPKEVYDDIKVKTIAQVRGTVQADILKEDQAQNTCIFSTEFALRLMGDVQEYFIENNVRNFYSVSISGYHIAEAGANPITQLALTLSNGFTYVEYYLSRGMDINKFGPNLSFFFSNGIDPEYAVIGRVARKIWAKALKHKYGANSRAQMLKYHIQTSGRSLHAQEIDFNDIRTTLQALYAIYDNCNSLHTNAYDEAITTPTEESVRRAMAIQLIINKELGLAKNENPIQGSFIIEELTDLVEEAVLLEFDRITERGGVLGAMETMYQRSKIQEESLYYETLKHNGQFPIIGVNTFLSSKGSPTVVPKEVIRATEEEKQYQIKILENLHKAHDTDELLLELQKKAINNENIFEALMDVCKVCSLGQITASLFEVGGQYRRNM; encoded by the coding sequence ATGGAACAAGCGCAACCTTACAAACCCAAATATAAAGTACGAATCGTTACCGCAGCATCATTATTTGATGGACACGATGCCGCAATAAATATCATGCGACGCATTATTCAGTCAACTGGTGTTGAGGTAATTCATTTAGGACACGACAGAAGCGTGGAAGAAGTAGTAAACACAGCAATTCAAGAAGATGCAAATGCAATTGCATTGACTTCATATCAAGGTGGACACAATGAGTACTTTAAATACATGTACGATTTGTTAAAAGAAAAAGGCGCAGAACATATCAAAATATTTGGCGGCGGCGGCGGCGTAATTCTTCCAGAAGAAATCAAAGATTTAATGGACTATGGAATCACGCGAATCTACTCACCAGATGATGGACGCGCTATGGGATTGCAAGGAATGATTAACGATTTGGTGCAACAATCTGATTTTGCTAGCCCATCCTTAATTCTTCCCAAAGGGAAGACGGTTGCGGAAAGTATCAAAGAAAAAGAAGTTAAAACAATTGCACGATTAATATCGTTTGCAGAGAACAAGCACGAAGAGTTTGAACGGCTTTTTTCTCCTTTGGGGAAACCAAAAGGGGCAACAACACCAGTATTAGGAATTACAGGAACTGGTGGCTCAGGAAAATCTAGTTTGGTGGACGAATTAGTACGTCGTTTTTTAGTTGACTTTCCAGAAAAAACAATTGGTTTAATTTCAGTTGATCCTTCAAAACGAAAAACTGGTGGCGCATTATTGGGAGATCGGATTCGTATGAACGCCATCAACTCACCAAGAGTGTACATGCGTAGTTTGGCAACACGACAATCGAATTTGGCATTATCAAAATATGTAAACGAAGCAATACAAGTATTAAAAGCGGCGGAATATGATTTAATCGTTTTGGAAACGTCGGGAATTGGACAATCGGATACGGAAATCATGGAACACAGCGATGTGGCTTTATACGTAATGACACCAGAATTTGGCGCAGCAACGCAATTGGAAAAAATTGACATGCTCGATTTTGCTGACTTAGTTGCGATCAATAAATTTGACAAAAGAGGCTCGTTAGACGCTTTGCGTGATGTAAAAAAACAATACATGCGTAACAATCATTTGTGGGACGTTCATCAAGATGATTTGCCTGTTTACGGAACCATTGCTTCACAATTCAACGATCCAGGAATGAACACGTTGTACAAAGCTGTAATGGATAAATTGGTTGAAAAAACAAAATCAGATTTACAATCGACTTTTGAAATTTCAGATGAAATGAGCGAGAAGATTTTCGTCATTCCGCCAGCAAGAACACGTTATCTATCTGAAATTGCAGAAAGCAATAGGGCATACGACAAAACAGCAGAAACGCAAGTGGAAGTTGCACAACGATTGTTCGGAATCTATAAAACAATAGCTTCGGTAACGAATGTAACTTCAAGCGAAGTAGAGATGTCGTTTATGTCTAAAATTGGGTTGGATGAAACTATTATTTTAGATCGAATTGAGAAAGAAGCAGACATTGATTTGGTAAAATTATTACTCAAAGAGTTTGATCGCGTGAAGCTAAATTTAGATCCTTATAACTGGGAAATCATAAATGGTTGGAGCGAAAAAGTAAACAAATACAAAAACCCGATTTACACTTTTAAAGTGCGTGATCGTGAAATAAAAATTGAAACACACACAGAATCTTTATCACATGTACAAATTCCAAAAGTAGCGTTGCCAAAGTATCAAGCTTGGGGCGATATTTTAAAATGGTGCTTGCAAGAAAATGTGCCAGGAGAATTTCCATACACATCAGGATTATATCCTTTCAAACGTACAGGAGAAGATCCGGCGCGAATGTTTGCTGGAGAAGGCGGACCTGAACGTACCAATAAACGTTTTCATTACGTAAGTGCAGGAATGCCCGCAAAACGTTTGTCAACGGCTTTTGATAGTGTAACTTTATATGGAAACGATCCAGATTTACGACCAGATATTTATGGTAAAATCGGAAACGCAGGAGTTTCTATTTGTTGTTTGGATGATGCAAAAAAACTCTATTCTGGTTTCAACTTAGCAGATGTAATGACTTCGGTAAGTATGACTATAAATGGCCCTGCGCCAATGTTACTAGGTTTTTTCATGAATGCAGCAATCGATCAGCAATGTGAAATTTACATCAAGGAAAACGAACTTGAAAAAGAAATTGAAGCGAAAATTGCTGAAATTTATAAAGGTAAAGAACGTCCAAAATATAATGGCGAATTGCCAGAAAGTAACAACGGTTTAGGTTTGATGCTTCTCGGAGTTACAGGAGATCAAGTTTTGCCAAAAGAGGTTTATGACGATATCAAAGTCAAAACCATTGCGCAAGTTCGTGGAACGGTTCAGGCGGATATTTTAAAAGAAGATCAGGCACAAAATACGTGTATCTTTTCTACGGAATTTGCATTGCGATTAATGGGCGATGTGCAAGAATATTTCATTGAAAATAATGTGCGTAACTTCTATTCGGTTTCCATTTCTGGATATCATATCGCGGAAGCTGGCGCAAATCCGATTACGCAATTGGCATTGACATTATCAAATGGTTTCACATACGTTGAGTATTATTTAAGTCGTGGAATGGACATCAACAAATTTGGCCCAAACTTATCATTTTTCTTCTCCAACGGAATTGATCCTGAATATGCAGTGATTGGACGTGTTGCGAGGAAAATCTGGGCGAAAGCCTTAAAACATAAATACGGAGCAAATTCACGTGCGCAAATGTTGAAATATCACATTCAAACTTCTGGACGTAGTTTGCACGCACAAGAAATTGATTTTAACGACATTCGTACAACGTTGCAAGCATTATACGCAATTTACGATAATTGTAACTCGTTGCATACCAATGCATACGATGAAGCAATTACAACGCCAACGGAAGAATCGGTTCGTAGAGCAATGGCAATTCAGTTGATTATCAACAAAGAATTAGGATTGGCTAAGAATGAAAATCCAATTCAAGGTTCGTTTATCATTGAAGAATTAACAGACTTGGTAGAAGAAGCAGTTTTACTAGAATTTGACAGAATAACAGAACGTGGTGGCGTTTTAGGTGCAATGGAAACGATGTATCAACGCTCTAAAATTCAGGAAGAAAGCTTGTATTATGAGACTTTAAAACATAACGGACAATTTCCAATTATTGGCGTAAATACATTCTTAAGTAGTAAAGGTTCGCCAACGGTTGTACCAAAAGAAGTCATTCGTGCAACGGAAGAGGAAAAACAATATCAAATTAAAATACTAGAAAATCTTCACAAAGCACATGATACAGACGAATTATTACTTGAATTACAGAAAAAAGCAATCAATAATGAAAACATATTTGAAGCTTTAATGGATGTTTGTAAAGTCTGCTCATTAGGACAAATTACAGCATCTTTATTTGAAGTTGGAGGACAATATCGAAGAAATATGTAG
- a CDS encoding AraC family transcriptional regulator: MKEKIQKYDFKEGLPQEFEIIGFDFLFNEFPDDVTKPHRTEFYQILWFQKGSPTHLVDFNPIKIKPNSLLFINKNSVQLFDNETSFSGKMILFTDSFFCKTKMDTTFLRSSNLFNDLLSVTQINVSEINSTFTTIFQQLETELQHFKDNYQSDILRNDLRNLLLHSERERRNQNFVELKKDADFDYALILKDLLDKNFINHKKVSFYSQKMHLTSKRLNQVTTKIFGKTPKEIIDDRVLLESKRILAHTNESIKEIAFSLGFEEPTNFIKYFKKHTDKTPVEFRTAFTSA; the protein is encoded by the coding sequence GTGAAGGAGAAAATTCAAAAATATGATTTCAAAGAAGGACTTCCACAGGAGTTTGAAATCATTGGTTTTGATTTTCTTTTTAATGAGTTTCCAGACGATGTTACAAAACCACACAGAACAGAATTTTACCAAATTCTATGGTTTCAAAAAGGTTCACCAACACATTTGGTCGATTTTAACCCAATAAAAATCAAACCAAATTCATTACTTTTTATAAATAAAAATAGCGTTCAACTTTTTGATAATGAAACGAGTTTCAGCGGAAAGATGATTTTATTTACAGACAGTTTTTTCTGCAAAACGAAAATGGACACTACATTTTTGAGAAGTAGTAATTTGTTCAATGATTTACTTTCTGTTACTCAAATTAATGTTTCAGAAATAAATTCAACTTTTACAACTATTTTTCAGCAATTGGAAACCGAATTGCAGCATTTTAAAGACAATTATCAATCGGACATACTTCGTAATGATTTACGAAACCTTTTGTTGCATTCCGAAAGAGAAAGAAGAAATCAAAATTTTGTAGAATTAAAAAAAGATGCAGACTTTGATTACGCTCTGATTTTAAAAGACCTTTTGGACAAAAATTTTATAAACCATAAAAAAGTTAGTTTTTATTCTCAAAAAATGCATTTGACATCTAAAAGGTTGAACCAAGTCACGACAAAAATATTCGGAAAAACACCGAAAGAAATTATTGATGATAGAGTCTTACTTGAATCCAAAAGAATATTGGCACACACAAATGAAAGCATCAAAGAAATTGCTTTTTCGTTAGGTTTTGAAGAACCTACCAACTTTATCAAATACTTCAAAAAACACACAGATAAAACACCTGTTGAATTTAGAACAGCATTTACTTCGGCTTAA